The proteins below are encoded in one region of Paenibacillus albus:
- a CDS encoding Gfo/Idh/MocA family protein yields MNIGIIGFGGRIRGVAKDTLRQDPSCRIAAIVDPRSEEIRADRERLGLGEDVRYYNSAEEMLDAEKLDGVMIGTRCSGHTEQAVKVLPTGLPLFLEKPVSTNMADLTRLKASFEANPSPVVVSFPLRVTSIVKLVKEIVDSGKIGTIEHAQAVNNVPYGGVYFQNWYRDEKETGGLFLQKATHDFDYINHVLGMKPVSICAMMSKQIFKGDKPAGLKCVDCESNRTCPDSTLQTKVPSWEYCAYAEDTGNEDSGSALIRYESGMHVSYSQNFFVRGEAGARGARFMGYKGTIEFDFNTAVVTVYMHHTSRVETYKIGAGENHFGGDEALAANFVELMKGSTRTSVSTLEDGINSALLCLKAKESAITGQFKAVEFDSNVILEANR; encoded by the coding sequence ATGAACATTGGCATTATTGGTTTCGGCGGGCGCATTCGGGGCGTCGCCAAAGATACGTTACGGCAAGATCCGAGCTGCCGGATTGCCGCGATTGTTGATCCACGCAGCGAGGAGATTCGGGCAGATCGGGAGCGTCTTGGACTTGGCGAGGACGTGCGCTACTACAATAGCGCAGAAGAAATGCTGGATGCGGAGAAGCTGGACGGCGTTATGATCGGCACAAGATGCTCCGGCCATACGGAACAAGCGGTGAAGGTGCTGCCAACGGGGCTTCCCTTATTTCTGGAGAAGCCCGTATCGACGAATATGGCTGATCTCACGCGCCTCAAAGCGAGCTTCGAAGCGAATCCAAGTCCAGTCGTCGTGTCATTCCCGCTGCGGGTAACTTCAATCGTCAAGCTGGTCAAAGAGATTGTGGATTCCGGCAAAATCGGCACGATCGAGCATGCCCAAGCGGTGAACAACGTCCCGTACGGCGGTGTGTATTTCCAGAACTGGTACCGTGATGAGAAAGAGACCGGCGGCTTGTTCCTTCAGAAAGCAACGCATGACTTCGACTACATCAACCATGTACTCGGGATGAAGCCGGTTAGCATCTGCGCGATGATGTCCAAGCAAATCTTCAAAGGCGATAAGCCGGCCGGCCTCAAATGCGTCGATTGCGAGAGCAATCGCACATGCCCGGACAGTACCTTGCAGACGAAGGTGCCTTCCTGGGAGTATTGCGCTTATGCCGAGGATACAGGTAACGAGGATTCCGGCAGCGCTTTAATCCGCTACGAGAGCGGCATGCATGTCTCGTATTCGCAGAACTTCTTCGTCAGGGGCGAAGCTGGCGCTCGCGGCGCAAGGTTCATGGGGTACAAGGGAACGATCGAATTCGACTTCAACACGGCTGTCGTCACGGTGTATATGCACCACACCTCGCGCGTGGAAACGTACAAGATCGGGGCAGGCGAGAACCACTTCGGTGGAGATGAAGCGCTCGCTGCTAACTTCGTCGAACTGATGAAGGGATCGACAAGAACCTCCGTTTCAACGCTAGAGGACGGCATTAACAGCGCCCTACTGTGCCTGAAGGCCAAAGAATCCGCGATAACGGGGCAGTTCAAGGCTGTGGAGTTTGATTCTAACGTCATCCTGGAAGCGAATCGGTAA
- a CDS encoding alpha-1,3-galactosidase-related protein, translated as MKVIQLTDFGARPNSGEDTVIPMRRAFEAVAAEDMPVMLSCAEGIYDFYPEYAAKTPFYITNCASEQENPDVTKTIGVLLQGLRDVVIEGNGALFRFHGKFTMFVFERCENIEVRNLSTDFVRPTMSEMTVTAIGAQSIDAKVHPDSWYELQDGKLTWIGEGWTYQEGPAQLFDPAANITWRAPNPISSADFIEEIEPGRLRLHYVQSDIPDTAAVGLTYQMRDGIRDQAGVFIHKSRNIAWQNVRLHYTHGLGVVGQFSENLTFDGLAIAPREGSGRTAAAFADGIHLSGCRGLVRIENCQFEGLHDDAINVHGTHLRIIGKPAANQILVRFMHGQSYGFDAFFPGDQIEFVRVHALTVYDSNTVMNAQRVNARDILLTLKDPASNIIAPHDVVENVTWTPQVEIRGNRFSRIPTRGILVTTRRKVVIEHNQFDRLMMSGILIADDAESWFESGRVEDVSIIQNTFNHCGGREHPVIYIAPENRCVELEKPVHRNIRIEGNTFLISDARLLDAKSTRGLTFRKNTISFPETARKPRDLTGAFRLTACSGVQIQDNKLV; from the coding sequence GTGAAAGTCATTCAGCTTACAGATTTCGGAGCAAGGCCGAATAGCGGCGAGGATACGGTGATTCCAATGCGGCGCGCTTTTGAAGCTGTCGCAGCAGAGGATATGCCGGTCATGCTGTCATGCGCCGAAGGTATCTACGATTTTTATCCGGAGTATGCAGCCAAGACTCCATTCTATATTACGAATTGCGCGAGTGAGCAAGAAAATCCGGACGTAACGAAGACAATCGGGGTGCTTCTTCAAGGGCTTCGGGATGTTGTGATTGAGGGCAATGGAGCCCTGTTCCGGTTTCATGGCAAGTTTACGATGTTCGTCTTCGAGCGGTGCGAGAATATCGAGGTTCGCAACCTGAGTACGGACTTCGTGAGACCGACGATGTCCGAGATGACGGTAACGGCGATAGGCGCGCAATCTATTGACGCTAAAGTCCATCCCGACTCCTGGTACGAGCTGCAAGACGGGAAGCTGACCTGGATCGGAGAAGGCTGGACCTATCAGGAGGGGCCGGCACAGCTCTTCGATCCGGCAGCGAATATCACGTGGCGTGCGCCTAACCCGATCTCTTCGGCTGATTTTATCGAGGAGATCGAGCCAGGAAGACTGCGGCTTCATTACGTGCAGAGCGATATACCAGATACGGCGGCGGTAGGACTCACTTACCAGATGCGTGACGGGATTCGCGATCAAGCGGGCGTCTTTATTCATAAGAGCCGCAACATCGCCTGGCAGAATGTACGTCTGCATTATACGCATGGGCTTGGTGTAGTCGGTCAATTCAGCGAGAACTTAACATTCGACGGTTTAGCTATCGCGCCGCGCGAGGGGTCAGGCCGAACGGCCGCTGCATTTGCCGACGGGATTCACCTATCCGGCTGCCGGGGACTCGTTCGAATCGAGAACTGTCAGTTTGAAGGCTTGCACGACGACGCAATCAATGTTCATGGGACGCATCTTCGGATTATCGGCAAGCCCGCTGCCAATCAAATTCTCGTTCGCTTCATGCACGGACAGAGCTACGGCTTTGATGCCTTTTTCCCGGGGGACCAAATCGAATTTGTAAGAGTCCACGCTTTAACGGTTTATGACAGCAATACGGTGATGAATGCCCAGCGCGTGAACGCGAGGGATATATTGTTGACGTTAAAAGATCCAGCTTCGAATATTATCGCGCCTCATGATGTCGTCGAGAATGTAACGTGGACGCCCCAAGTGGAGATTCGAGGCAATCGCTTCTCGCGCATACCGACTAGAGGCATTCTAGTTACGACGCGCCGTAAAGTTGTCATTGAGCATAATCAATTCGACAGGCTCATGATGAGCGGCATTCTTATTGCTGACGATGCGGAGAGCTGGTTCGAGTCCGGCCGAGTCGAGGATGTCTCGATCATTCAGAATACCTTTAACCACTGTGGCGGGAGGGAGCATCCTGTCATCTATATCGCTCCGGAGAATCGTTGCGTAGAGCTCGAAAAGCCTGTTCATCGGAACATTCGGATCGAAGGGAACACGTTTCTAATTTCAGATGCTCGACTGCTCGATGCAAAGAGTACCCGGGGACTCACGTTCCGGAAGAATACGATCTCTTTCCCGGAAACGGCTCGTAAACCTCGCGATTTGACCGGGGCTTTCCGTTTAACGGCGTGCAGCGGCGTTCAGATTCAGGACAATAAGTTGGTGTAA
- a CDS encoding glycosyl hydrolase family 95 catalytic domain-containing protein, translating to MHTYKLPTKQHDLDFHKPIERWDEALPLGNGLTGCLVWGNGAPLCLSLDRGDLWDTRLVPEVRDAGFTYRQLAELVRAGDQQQITRRFSDFFSEYPNPTKLPAGRIEFHGGAAESMTSQLHLREAMAEVNWQADEVSYRIETFLHAENGFGYIRLSDSEAQNKLQFKLRAPAYSDSSHLSHDSLALLGYPDADYGRAEGLYWFIQRTSHELEYAIVAAERNTSDRTTEWVYVVASNHDGDDWLEIAKSKAAAAVISGFDAALASHLSWWERYWQKSEITIPDSEMEKQWYLTNYLFGSCSRKGAPPMPLQGVWTADEGKLPPWKGDYHHDLNTELSYWHYLKANHLEEGESFLDFLWDLRPAAREFAQSYYESEGINLPSVMTIDGKPLGGWPMYSLSPTNQIWLCHAFDQHWLYTGDRVFLETKAYVYLKETALCMLDLLVRGEDGMLQLPISSSPEIHDDSLASWLTPNSNYDVALLRYLFTRLTQMSEFLGMAEERNRWSAIAETLPELAIDGSGFMLSPDERLLESHRHFSHAMAIYPLQTVLYSGSAAEKKVIDDTIAHLEELGKGMWVGYSFAWMATLYTRQGNGEAARYHLQQFWQHLCSPNGFHLNGDFRRTGLTQFHYRPFTLEGNMAAADALQEMLLQTNGGIIRPFAAVPREWLEKGAEFRRFRGEMGILISAKAAKGRLEHVHLQAEQGGVFLLENRFDTGKLTVERNGVVVVMECSIGGVCPILLEAGEHCTVRGGSK from the coding sequence ATGCATACTTACAAACTACCTACGAAACAGCACGATCTCGATTTCCATAAGCCGATCGAACGTTGGGATGAAGCTCTTCCTTTAGGTAACGGTCTGACTGGATGTCTAGTATGGGGGAACGGTGCGCCGCTTTGTCTAAGTCTTGATCGTGGCGATCTGTGGGATACAAGACTTGTTCCCGAAGTACGGGATGCGGGCTTCACGTATCGGCAGCTCGCCGAGCTTGTTCGAGCCGGGGATCAGCAGCAAATCACACGCAGATTCAGCGACTTCTTCTCCGAATATCCGAATCCGACGAAGCTGCCGGCCGGTCGGATTGAATTTCATGGCGGTGCAGCGGAGTCGATGACGAGCCAGCTGCATCTACGTGAAGCAATGGCGGAGGTAAACTGGCAAGCTGATGAAGTGTCTTATCGTATAGAGACATTCCTGCATGCGGAGAATGGATTTGGCTATATTCGGTTATCCGACAGCGAAGCGCAGAACAAGCTTCAATTCAAGCTGAGGGCCCCCGCCTATTCGGATTCTTCCCATCTGTCTCACGATTCACTTGCATTGCTTGGATACCCTGATGCGGACTATGGCAGGGCAGAGGGGCTCTATTGGTTTATTCAACGAACAAGTCATGAGCTGGAATATGCGATTGTAGCTGCAGAACGCAATACTTCTGATCGTACGACAGAATGGGTTTATGTTGTTGCGTCTAATCATGACGGCGACGATTGGTTAGAAATAGCGAAATCAAAAGCAGCAGCTGCTGTAATCAGTGGTTTCGATGCAGCATTGGCGTCTCACTTATCGTGGTGGGAGCGCTATTGGCAGAAGAGTGAGATTACGATACCGGATTCCGAGATGGAGAAGCAGTGGTATCTGACGAATTATTTGTTCGGCTCCTGCTCTCGAAAAGGCGCCCCTCCTATGCCGCTTCAAGGCGTATGGACGGCGGATGAAGGGAAGCTGCCGCCGTGGAAAGGCGATTATCACCATGACCTGAATACGGAGCTGAGCTACTGGCATTATCTGAAAGCGAATCATCTAGAGGAAGGGGAGAGTTTCCTTGACTTCCTATGGGATCTGCGGCCAGCGGCGCGAGAATTCGCGCAGTCATATTATGAGTCGGAGGGCATTAATCTGCCATCGGTTATGACCATTGACGGCAAACCGCTAGGCGGCTGGCCGATGTACTCGCTAAGTCCGACGAATCAAATTTGGCTGTGTCATGCGTTCGATCAGCACTGGCTGTATACCGGAGATAGAGTGTTCCTTGAAACAAAGGCATACGTGTATCTCAAAGAAACGGCGCTATGTATGCTCGATTTGCTAGTTCGCGGTGAGGATGGAATGCTGCAGCTGCCGATTTCGAGCTCGCCGGAAATTCACGATGACAGCCTTGCTTCGTGGCTAACGCCGAACAGCAATTACGATGTGGCGCTGCTTCGTTATCTGTTTACCCGATTGACGCAGATGTCTGAGTTTCTAGGAATGGCAGAGGAGCGCAATCGTTGGTCGGCTATTGCCGAAACGCTGCCTGAGCTTGCTATTGATGGATCCGGCTTCATGCTCAGCCCGGATGAGAGATTGCTAGAGAGTCACCGTCATTTCTCTCATGCAATGGCTATTTATCCTTTGCAGACCGTTTTATACAGCGGCTCCGCAGCAGAGAAGAAAGTCATTGACGATACCATTGCTCATCTTGAAGAGCTTGGCAAAGGAATGTGGGTCGGTTACTCGTTTGCCTGGATGGCGACTCTCTATACAAGGCAGGGGAATGGCGAGGCGGCAAGGTATCATTTGCAGCAGTTCTGGCAGCACCTCTGTTCGCCTAACGGATTCCACCTGAATGGTGATTTTCGAAGGACGGGACTTACCCAGTTTCATTATCGACCGTTCACGCTGGAAGGGAATATGGCGGCGGCGGATGCGTTGCAAGAGATGCTGCTGCAAACAAACGGCGGAATCATTCGCCCCTTTGCGGCTGTGCCGAGAGAATGGCTGGAAAAAGGTGCCGAGTTTAGACGTTTCCGCGGCGAAATGGGGATCTTGATCTCTGCCAAGGCGGCTAAAGGACGTTTGGAGCATGTGCATTTGCAAGCTGAACAGGGCGGGGTATTCTTGCTCGAGAATCGATTTGATACCGGGAAGCTCACGGTTGAGCGTAATGGGGTTGTTGTTGTGATGGAGTGCAGCATTGGCGGGGTATGCCCGATCCTGCTGGAGGCAGGGGAGCATTGCACAGTGAGAGGGGGATCAAAGTGA
- a CDS encoding histidine phosphatase family protein, with product MRILLIRHADPDYPNDTITAAGHLEAEALADYLQHAGVDRIYSSPINRAVHTMKYTADRLGIEPMYEPWTRELNWPTLDEEGNAIAGWDIPGEKVRGERPYPDHGIWPERQPYKDYAHLYETIKADSDEFLQRLGFEREDGRYRIVTPSEETIAVFCHMGFGLTWLSHLLELPFPLVWSSFWLPPSSITTILFEERSKSWAVPRCLGLGQVTHLDRKGLPVSPMGLKANLK from the coding sequence TTGAGAATACTGCTGATTCGACATGCAGATCCTGATTATCCGAACGATACGATAACTGCCGCAGGTCATTTGGAAGCAGAAGCGCTTGCGGATTATCTGCAGCATGCGGGGGTAGATCGTATCTACTCATCGCCAATTAACCGGGCTGTCCATACGATGAAATATACAGCGGATCGGCTTGGCATTGAACCAATGTACGAGCCATGGACCCGTGAATTGAACTGGCCCACTCTTGATGAAGAAGGAAACGCAATCGCGGGGTGGGATATTCCCGGCGAGAAGGTCCGTGGCGAGCGGCCGTATCCCGATCACGGCATTTGGCCCGAGAGACAACCTTACAAGGACTACGCTCATCTCTATGAAACGATAAAAGCAGATTCCGATGAATTTCTGCAGCGGCTCGGGTTTGAAAGGGAAGACGGGCGATATCGCATCGTCACGCCGAGCGAAGAAACGATTGCGGTATTTTGCCACATGGGCTTCGGTCTTACGTGGTTATCGCATCTGCTAGAGCTGCCATTTCCGCTCGTATGGTCCAGCTTCTGGCTTCCTCCGAGCTCGATCACGACGATTCTCTTCGAGGAGAGAAGCAAGAGCTGGGCTGTTCCGCGCTGTCTTGGCTTAGGACAGGTCACGCATCTGGATAGGAAGGGACTTCCCGTTTCACCGATGGGGCTGAAGGCGAACTTGAAGTAA
- a CDS encoding MMPL family transporter — translation MAKYLYKLGMWAAKGSKKVLLGALIILIALGAIGLTLGPSFSNELTIPNTPADKAAKLISKEFSQPGLQAAKIQVVFKAPNGETLESEKWQKVIADSIGAMSKAPDVAAATTPMQLKNLNMTKQIGYGEVTFKVSALDVTSETKEAINHQLDVARKAGLTTEARGDVVLTEGGEFPVEVIGIVAAFVILAITFASFLAAGLPILSALVGLGVGMLGIVIASSFIEVQSVSLSLAAMLGLAVGIDYALFIITRFKQQLSEGYSVQESVAIANGTAGSAVLFAGVTVVIGLLGLSVAGIPFLTMMGIASALCVITTVLVSIIVLPALLGWMGHKLSPSKGKKSAGRARAVSKKQSTSKWGTFVTKRPLLVAFVSIALLATIAVPFFHINLGLPSDGTTKSTDTTERRAFDLLTEGYGEGFNASLIIGAQVANPTEATAGAIAGIQKEISGLADVQTITQPFPGPSGKLYIMTVIPKSGPDDTKTKDLVKTIRELSSRTESENGVELLVTGTTAMNIDIANKLNDALPVFAALIVVLAYVILVLVFRSILIPLKAVLGFLLSLGATLGFVVFVVQDGHLINFFGFPASSPILAFLPVILIGILFGLAMDYEIFLVSKMREVYAHTGDPRKAILDGIRDSGKVVTAAGLIMISVFIGFMLAPDAIIKSMGLALAFGVLFDAFIVRMTLVPAVMSLMGKSAWYMPKWLDRILPNIDIEGESIMHEMEKKKSA, via the coding sequence ATGGCAAAATACTTATATAAGCTAGGAATGTGGGCAGCCAAAGGCAGCAAGAAGGTGCTGCTCGGCGCACTTATTATCTTAATCGCACTCGGTGCAATCGGTTTGACGCTGGGGCCTTCCTTCAGCAATGAATTAACGATTCCGAATACGCCGGCCGACAAGGCCGCTAAGCTCATTAGCAAAGAGTTCTCACAGCCGGGGCTCCAGGCAGCGAAGATTCAAGTTGTCTTCAAGGCGCCGAATGGCGAAACGTTGGAGTCGGAGAAATGGCAGAAGGTAATAGCGGATAGCATTGGCGCCATGAGCAAGGCTCCAGATGTCGCGGCGGCTACTACGCCGATGCAGCTGAAGAACTTGAACATGACCAAGCAGATCGGCTACGGAGAAGTCACGTTCAAAGTGTCAGCCTTGGACGTTACGAGTGAGACGAAGGAAGCCATCAATCATCAGCTTGATGTAGCAAGAAAAGCGGGACTTACGACAGAAGCGCGAGGGGATGTCGTACTCACAGAAGGCGGGGAATTCCCGGTTGAAGTGATCGGTATTGTCGCAGCTTTCGTAATCTTGGCGATTACTTTCGCGTCGTTCCTCGCCGCAGGTTTGCCGATTCTTTCAGCACTAGTCGGACTTGGTGTAGGTATGCTGGGCATTGTCATTGCATCGAGCTTCATTGAAGTCCAAAGTGTCTCACTCTCGCTGGCAGCCATGCTTGGACTAGCTGTAGGTATTGATTATGCGTTGTTCATCATTACCCGGTTTAAGCAGCAGCTGTCTGAGGGCTACTCCGTTCAGGAATCTGTAGCCATTGCCAACGGTACAGCCGGAAGCGCGGTTCTCTTCGCAGGCGTCACGGTCGTTATCGGACTGCTCGGGTTGTCCGTTGCTGGAATTCCGTTCCTGACGATGATGGGCATTGCCTCGGCGCTTTGCGTCATCACGACGGTGCTTGTATCGATTATCGTACTTCCGGCGCTCTTAGGCTGGATGGGACATAAGCTGTCCCCGTCCAAAGGCAAGAAGTCAGCGGGGCGTGCGCGAGCTGTCAGCAAGAAGCAATCGACCAGCAAGTGGGGAACATTCGTTACGAAGCGTCCGCTGCTCGTAGCTTTCGTTAGTATTGCGCTGCTTGCCACGATCGCAGTCCCGTTCTTCCATATTAATCTTGGCTTGCCGTCAGACGGTACGACGAAATCGACGGATACGACGGAGAGAAGAGCGTTTGACCTGTTGACCGAAGGCTATGGCGAAGGCTTCAATGCATCCTTGATTATTGGAGCGCAAGTCGCTAATCCGACGGAAGCTACGGCAGGGGCGATTGCAGGCATACAGAAAGAGATTAGTGGACTGGCTGATGTTCAGACCATTACACAGCCGTTCCCTGGACCATCCGGTAAACTGTATATCATGACCGTTATTCCGAAGTCTGGCCCGGATGATACGAAGACGAAGGATCTCGTGAAGACGATTCGAGAGCTCTCCAGCCGTACGGAGTCCGAGAACGGAGTTGAACTGCTCGTTACTGGTACAACAGCGATGAATATTGATATCGCTAATAAGCTCAACGATGCTTTGCCTGTATTCGCTGCACTCATTGTGGTGCTCGCTTATGTGATCTTGGTGCTCGTATTCAGATCAATCCTTATTCCTCTGAAGGCTGTTCTTGGCTTCTTGTTATCGCTGGGAGCCACACTCGGATTCGTCGTCTTCGTCGTACAGGACGGCCATCTGATTAATTTCTTCGGCTTCCCGGCATCCAGTCCGATTCTGGCGTTCCTGCCGGTTATCTTGATCGGTATTTTATTCGGACTCGCAATGGACTATGAGATCTTCCTGGTGAGTAAAATGCGTGAGGTGTACGCTCACACCGGCGATCCTCGCAAAGCGATTCTGGATGGAATCCGCGACAGCGGCAAAGTCGTTACGGCAGCGGGACTCATCATGATCTCCGTATTTATCGGTTTCATGCTCGCTCCGGATGCAATTATTAAATCGATGGGCCTCGCGCTCGCATTCGGTGTCTTGTTCGATGCCTTCATCGTACGGATGACCCTTGTTCCCGCGGTCATGAGCTTAATGGGCAAATCCGCATGGTACATGCCGAAATGGCTTGACCGGATTCTGCCGAACATCGACATCGAAGGCGAGAGCATCATGCACGAGATGGAGAAGAAGAAGAGTGCTTAA
- a CDS encoding MarR family winged helix-turn-helix transcriptional regulator: MERAEFLRESIDYLHRFMMKNLQRHAEQYGVTVPQTRVIAEVLMNQSISIKQLTQNLRMTQSTVSDIVERLTARGILMKTTDPSDKRAVKISLPDSILKEIKDRTPEPMNQYVRDVLQLLPPDEQAIVEEGFRLFVTAVKEKAKADGIENDQYYDILFLPKENPSGR; this comes from the coding sequence GTGGAACGAGCAGAGTTTCTTCGGGAATCCATTGATTACTTGCACCGGTTCATGATGAAGAACCTGCAGAGGCATGCCGAGCAGTATGGGGTTACGGTTCCTCAGACAAGAGTTATCGCTGAAGTGCTGATGAACCAGTCGATCAGCATCAAGCAGCTGACTCAGAACCTCAGAATGACGCAAAGCACGGTCTCGGACATTGTGGAACGACTCACTGCAAGAGGCATTCTTATGAAGACGACAGATCCGAGCGACAAGCGAGCTGTGAAGATATCGCTGCCCGACTCGATTCTGAAGGAGATTAAAGACCGAACGCCAGAGCCTATGAACCAATACGTAAGAGACGTATTGCAGCTGCTTCCGCCAGACGAACAAGCAATCGTTGAAGAAGGCTTCCGGCTATTCGTGACAGCTGTCAAAGAGAAAGCCAAAGCCGATGGAATCGAGAACGATCAGTATTACGACATCTTGTTTTTACCAAAAGAAAACCCATCAGGGAGATAA
- a CDS encoding sugar phosphate isomerase/epimerase family protein, translating to MRLQIYKSLWGMEHLTYQDSLSQIAAAGYEGVESPVPEAEHIEEFMELLREHRLNYIALIGSRGKSLKEHIETFADGMERAAALQPQLIISHSARDCMSDEDQAAFFRAALSEEQTHGVAVGHETHRHRAMYTPWHTAKLLQQFPDLKITADFSHWCCVCESLLQDQAGAIELASERTIHIHARVGYAQGPQVPHPAAPEYVLELRTHEAWWKRILSIRQASGVDVTTATPEYGPPGYMHTLPFTRQPVSDLWDTCLWMKERIGTSLTND from the coding sequence GTGCGTCTTCAAATTTATAAATCTCTATGGGGCATGGAGCATCTCACTTATCAAGACAGCTTGAGTCAAATTGCAGCCGCAGGCTACGAAGGTGTTGAATCGCCAGTTCCAGAGGCTGAACATATCGAGGAATTTATGGAGCTGCTGCGTGAGCATCGGCTGAATTATATTGCATTAATAGGATCACGGGGAAAATCCTTGAAGGAACATATCGAGACCTTCGCAGACGGGATGGAACGGGCGGCCGCATTACAGCCTCAGCTCATTATTTCGCATAGTGCGCGGGATTGTATGTCAGATGAGGATCAAGCAGCCTTCTTCCGGGCCGCGCTAAGCGAGGAGCAAACGCACGGCGTCGCTGTCGGACATGAGACACATCGTCACCGCGCTATGTATACGCCATGGCATACGGCGAAGCTGCTTCAGCAATTCCCGGATCTCAAGATCACCGCTGATTTCAGCCATTGGTGCTGCGTATGCGAGTCGCTTCTGCAGGATCAAGCGGGGGCAATTGAGCTTGCAAGCGAGCGAACCATTCACATTCATGCCCGCGTCGGATACGCGCAAGGTCCGCAAGTTCCTCATCCGGCAGCACCGGAGTATGTATTAGAGCTTCGCACGCATGAGGCGTGGTGGAAACGCATCTTGTCGATCAGACAAGCGAGCGGAGTTGACGTTACGACGGCTACACCGGAATACGGACCGCCGGGCTATATGCACACGTTGCCGTTTACAAGGCAGCCTGTATCTGATCTTTGGGATACCTGCCTGTGGATGAAAGAACGGATAGGGACTAGCCTCACTAACGACTAA